From one Pseudobdellovibrionaceae bacterium genomic stretch:
- the rho gene encoding transcription termination factor Rho gives MSEEKEPQPREASEKPEGRPQGGGGGGGDGRPRGKKDFRKNKNRNGGGKKGGHHQSNKNRMAQMRDEDEVEPIDENVDLSDINLTDDERRDLSSKNLKSKDIRDLTALALKLKIENAAGMRRQDMVFWILKRAAQLGDIYGDGVLEILPDGYGFLRSPDYNYLPGPDDIYVSPSQIRRFGLRTGDTVTGTVRPPKDGERYFALLKVDALNFEPPEKAKNKILFDNLTPLYPQERLELEHSPGEFTTRVVDLMAPLGKGQRALIVAPPRTGKTVLLQNIANAISTNHPEVKLIVLLIDERPEEVTDMSRTVKGEVVSSTFDEPPTRHVQVAEMVIEKAKRLVEHKHDVVILLDSITRLARAYNTVVPPSGKILSGGVDSNALHKPKRFFGAARNIEEGGSLTIIATALIDTGSRMDEVIFEEFKGTGNSEINLDRKLMEKRIFPCMDINKSGTRKEDLLIKKEDLNRLWILRKVLAPMNVVDSMEFLIDKLKDCKTNNEFLTNMSG, from the coding sequence ATGTCGGAAGAAAAAGAGCCTCAACCGAGAGAAGCTTCTGAAAAGCCAGAGGGTCGTCCGCAGGGCGGTGGTGGCGGTGGAGGCGATGGCCGTCCAAGAGGTAAAAAAGATTTTCGTAAAAACAAGAATCGCAATGGTGGCGGCAAAAAGGGTGGACATCATCAAAGCAATAAGAATCGCATGGCCCAGATGCGTGACGAGGATGAAGTCGAACCCATTGATGAGAATGTGGATTTATCTGACATCAATTTGACGGACGATGAACGCCGGGATTTGAGTTCGAAGAACTTAAAGTCCAAGGATATTCGCGACCTCACGGCCTTGGCTCTTAAGCTGAAAATTGAAAATGCTGCAGGTATGCGTCGTCAGGACATGGTGTTCTGGATTCTCAAGCGAGCGGCTCAGTTGGGGGATATTTATGGTGATGGTGTTTTAGAGATTCTTCCCGATGGCTACGGCTTTTTACGTTCGCCGGACTACAATTACCTTCCAGGTCCAGACGATATCTACGTGAGTCCGTCGCAAATCCGCAGGTTCGGATTGCGCACAGGTGACACGGTTACGGGTACGGTCAGACCACCGAAGGATGGTGAGCGTTACTTTGCTCTTCTCAAGGTCGATGCCCTCAATTTTGAGCCGCCTGAGAAGGCTAAGAACAAAATCTTGTTTGATAACTTAACTCCGCTTTATCCCCAGGAAAGGCTGGAGTTGGAGCACTCGCCAGGCGAGTTCACAACACGGGTTGTGGATTTGATGGCCCCGCTCGGAAAAGGACAGCGGGCTCTGATCGTGGCGCCACCAAGAACGGGCAAGACTGTTTTGTTACAGAACATTGCCAATGCCATTTCCACCAACCACCCGGAAGTAAAATTGATTGTGCTTCTGATTGATGAGCGGCCTGAAGAGGTGACTGACATGTCTCGCACGGTAAAGGGCGAAGTGGTGAGCTCGACCTTTGACGAGCCCCCGACTCGCCACGTGCAGGTTGCGGAAATGGTTATTGAAAAGGCGAAGCGATTGGTTGAGCACAAGCACGATGTGGTGATTTTGCTCGACTCCATCACTCGTTTGGCCCGCGCTTATAACACCGTGGTACCGCCATCAGGAAAGATCCTTTCTGGTGGTGTGGACTCAAACGCTCTTCATAAACCGAAGCGCTTTTTTGGCGCGGCACGAAATATTGAAGAGGGTGGTAGCCTTACAATTATTGCCACAGCCCTGATCGATACAGGTTCACGCATGGATGAGGTGATTTTCGAGGAATTTAAAGGAACGGGTAACTCGGAGATCAATCTCGATCGGAAGTTGATGGAAAAACGAATCTTCCCCTGTATGGACATCAATAAGTCGGGAACTCGAAAAGAAGACCTGCTGATAAAGAAGGAAGACCTC
- a CDS encoding PilZ domain-containing protein: METNNTTVPAPRLPLAMDVEYRRSYARHSDRGKLRNISLTGAFLETDVLGLGTNDKLMVTFIVSGRKRNVTATVVWKNENGCGVRFHPTNNRDVQIVDDLMYFVESKRETRKDVLDSIFRRVS; encoded by the coding sequence ATGGAGACGAATAATACTACAGTCCCTGCTCCTAGGCTTCCTCTAGCTATGGATGTGGAATACCGACGCAGTTATGCCCGGCATTCCGATAGGGGTAAGTTGCGCAACATTAGTCTAACAGGAGCATTCCTGGAAACTGATGTTTTGGGCCTGGGAACAAACGACAAACTGATGGTCACCTTCATAGTGAGTGGCCGCAAAAGAAATGTCACAGCCACTGTCGTGTGGAAAAACGAGAATGGATGTGGCGTGCGCTTTCACCCAACAAATAACAGAGACGTCCAAATCGTGGATGACCTCATGTACTTTGTTGAGTCGAAGCGGGAAACTCGCAAGGATGTTTTAGATAGCATTTTTCGCCGAGTCTCCTAG
- a CDS encoding DUF192 domain-containing protein — protein MKIATCLVLSFFLYSCWAGGEEKVSFSQKTIQLGKVKLLVEVADSDARRSRGLMYRQKMADDHGMLFVFEKKRALSFWMKNTYIPLSIGFFDERRRLVEVLDMEPMKSVMDQQTPLYRSQSPAQYALEVNKGWFERHKIKVGTQWNWASGGDEKSGTDQGPATSGQ, from the coding sequence ATGAAAATAGCGACTTGTCTTGTCCTTAGTTTTTTTCTCTACTCCTGCTGGGCGGGAGGCGAGGAAAAAGTCAGCTTCTCCCAAAAGACAATTCAATTGGGAAAGGTCAAACTCTTGGTTGAAGTCGCAGACAGCGATGCTCGCCGCTCCAGAGGGCTTATGTACCGGCAAAAGATGGCGGACGACCATGGGATGCTCTTTGTCTTTGAGAAAAAGCGGGCGCTCTCTTTTTGGATGAAAAACACCTATATTCCTCTTTCGATCGGATTTTTTGACGAAAGAAGAAGGCTGGTTGAGGTTTTGGATATGGAGCCCATGAAGTCGGTGATGGATCAGCAGACCCCTCTTTATCGCAGCCAAAGTCCAGCCCAGTACGCTCTTGAGGTTAACAAGGGGTGGTTCGAGCGGCACAAAATAAAGGTCGGAACCCAGTGGAATTGGGCGTCCGGTGGCGACGAAAAGTCAGGTACCGACCAAGGTCCGGCGACTTCGGGTCAATGA
- a CDS encoding Ppx/GppA family phosphatase, giving the protein MKVAALDLGSNTFLLLIAEVENGKIVRVYHDECQVTRLAQGVDASREFHSEALARAKKCLDDYGKTIRQHRPARLLAVATSAARDAKNKDEFFNIAHEAGIPVKVISGVLEARLTFRGAVDDLVADRRCRVVDIGGGSTEYIVGGGEHQPIGQSLDMGCVRLTEKFISTHPVPEEELGNMRAAIRGQLDGLSEGIKKGSGPLVAVAGTPTTLAAVVLGVEFDAEKIHGYELSQTVIEEWLMKLAAMTVEDRAKLPGMVPLRADVIVAGLVLLSESLRFFAEDSLIVSTRGVRFGVAQELANENSDLSCP; this is encoded by the coding sequence ATGAAAGTCGCAGCTCTTGATCTTGGTTCCAATACATTTTTGTTACTTATTGCTGAAGTGGAAAATGGCAAGATCGTCCGGGTCTACCATGATGAGTGTCAGGTCACTCGGCTTGCTCAAGGCGTGGACGCGTCGAGAGAATTCCATTCAGAGGCTCTAGCGCGAGCGAAAAAGTGTCTGGATGATTATGGAAAAACAATCAGGCAGCACAGGCCAGCGCGATTGCTGGCCGTCGCCACAAGCGCCGCAAGAGATGCCAAAAATAAAGACGAGTTTTTTAATATTGCCCACGAGGCCGGAATTCCCGTGAAAGTGATATCGGGAGTCTTGGAGGCCAGGTTGACCTTTCGCGGAGCCGTCGACGATCTGGTGGCCGACCGCCGATGTCGGGTGGTGGATATTGGCGGGGGCTCGACGGAGTACATTGTGGGTGGTGGCGAGCATCAGCCGATTGGTCAATCTCTTGATATGGGCTGCGTTCGCCTGACAGAAAAGTTCATTTCCACCCACCCGGTTCCCGAGGAAGAGTTGGGTAATATGCGCGCAGCCATTCGGGGTCAGTTAGATGGGCTGAGTGAGGGCATAAAAAAGGGGAGTGGCCCTCTTGTTGCTGTGGCGGGCACGCCGACCACTTTGGCTGCCGTCGTATTGGGTGTGGAGTTTGATGCAGAAAAAATTCATGGATATGAGCTTAGCCAAACAGTCATTGAGGAATGGTTGATGAAGCTTGCGGCAATGACCGTCGAAGACAGAGCTAAGCTTCCAGGCATGGTTCCCTTGCGGGCTGATGTGATTGTGGCTGGCCTGGTTTTGCTTTCAGAGTCTCTAAGGTTCTTCGCAGAGGATAGCTTGATTGTATCGACCCGAGGTGTACGCTTCGGAGTGGCTCAGGAGTTGGCAAATGAAAATAGCGACTTGTCTTGTCCTTAG